The proteins below are encoded in one region of Fervidicoccaceae archaeon:
- the rpoA1 gene encoding DNA-directed RNA polymerase subunit A': MSSPSKKVVSSIRLGVLSPSDIRKMSRVQVITAETYDEDGMPIQGGVMDPRLGVIEPGQKCPVCGNALQTCPGHFGHIELAKPVIHVGFVKHIYDLLRATCAKCGRLLLSQDLVEKYLDLLDRLEKYIPRLVPRLHEQVKNKAFSAPSCPHCGAPHLKVKFEKPSHFYEESEKGLRKLAPDEIRARLANIPDSDLRLLGINASESRPEWFVLTVLPVPPAQVRPSILLETGIRSEDDLTHKLVDIIRANLRLKESIEAAAPPIVIDDLWELLQYHVTTYIDNEVPGIPPARHRSGRALKTLAQRLRGKEGRFRGNLSGKRVDFSARTVISPDPNLSINEVGVPEEMAKLLTVPMVVTPWNIDEARRLVMNGPERWPGANYIIRPDGKRVDLRFFKDRKALASSLAPGYVVERHLMDGDVVLFNRQPTLHRMSIMAHIVKVLPGKTFRLNLLVCPPYNADFDGDEMNLHVVQTEEARAEAKELMLVEKHIQSPRYGGPIIGGLQDYISGAYLLTVKSTVLTREQVMDILSVTGYDGELPEPAIFSPREFWTGKQLVSLFLPPDFIFRGRASVSAGKLRCTDEDCLNDSFVLIKKGKLLVGVLDKKTIGAQQPENIVHWLVKEYGSGAAREFLDRVFKTFIFFAEKSGFTMTFEDVQVEQPVKARIREKLEEAERDVEKLLEDYESGRLEPLPGRTLSETLELKIIERLSKARDAAGEIAAENLDIFNNALVMARTGARGNILNLTQMSATLGQQSVRGERISRGYRGRVLPHFKANDISPAARGFVYSSFTDGLNPLEMFFHAAGGREGLVDTAVRTSQSGYMQRRLMYALIDIYVTYDGSARLSDGTIVQMVYGEDGVDPSKSDHGKPVNVERIIDRVIGWRE, encoded by the coding sequence ATGAGCTCTCCCTCGAAGAAAGTGGTAAGCAGCATCAGGCTCGGCGTGCTCTCGCCGTCCGACATAAGGAAGATGAGCAGAGTTCAAGTGATCACGGCGGAGACCTACGATGAGGACGGCATGCCAATCCAAGGCGGCGTCATGGATCCGAGGCTTGGAGTCATAGAGCCGGGACAGAAGTGCCCCGTTTGCGGAAACGCGTTACAGACTTGCCCCGGCCACTTCGGTCACATAGAGCTGGCAAAGCCTGTCATCCACGTGGGCTTCGTGAAACACATATACGATTTACTACGCGCCACTTGCGCTAAGTGTGGGCGCTTGCTCTTGTCGCAGGATCTCGTCGAGAAGTATCTCGACCTCCTCGATAGGCTCGAGAAATACATACCGCGACTTGTCCCCAGATTACACGAGCAGGTCAAGAACAAAGCTTTCTCTGCTCCTTCTTGTCCTCACTGCGGAGCTCCCCACTTGAAGGTTAAGTTCGAGAAGCCCTCACACTTCTACGAGGAAAGCGAAAAGGGGCTGAGGAAGCTCGCCCCCGATGAGATTCGCGCCAGGCTCGCCAACATACCAGACAGCGATTTGAGGCTTCTCGGAATTAACGCGTCTGAGAGCAGGCCCGAGTGGTTCGTCCTCACTGTGTTGCCGGTCCCCCCCGCTCAGGTGAGGCCCAGCATATTGCTCGAGACCGGCATAAGATCTGAGGACGACTTAACGCACAAGCTCGTCGACATAATAAGAGCCAACTTGAGACTCAAGGAGAGCATAGAGGCGGCCGCGCCCCCTATTGTAATAGACGACCTCTGGGAGCTTCTCCAGTACCACGTGACCACGTACATAGACAACGAGGTGCCCGGCATACCACCGGCGCGCCACAGGTCCGGCAGGGCCCTCAAGACTTTGGCGCAGAGGCTACGCGGCAAAGAGGGGAGGTTCAGGGGGAACCTCTCGGGCAAGCGCGTCGACTTTTCCGCCAGGACGGTCATCTCGCCCGACCCCAACCTCAGCATAAACGAGGTCGGGGTCCCAGAGGAAATGGCGAAACTCCTCACGGTCCCAATGGTCGTGACCCCGTGGAACATCGACGAGGCTCGGAGGCTCGTTATGAATGGCCCGGAGCGCTGGCCGGGCGCCAACTACATCATAAGACCCGATGGGAAGAGAGTGGATCTAAGGTTCTTCAAGGACAGGAAGGCTCTCGCCAGTTCCTTAGCCCCAGGCTATGTGGTCGAGCGTCACTTGATGGACGGCGACGTGGTGCTATTCAATAGGCAACCTACCCTCCATAGAATGAGCATCATGGCACACATAGTCAAGGTGCTGCCGGGCAAGACCTTCAGACTTAACCTCCTCGTCTGTCCGCCCTACAACGCAGACTTCGACGGCGACGAGATGAACCTCCACGTGGTCCAGACCGAGGAAGCGAGAGCTGAGGCCAAAGAGCTCATGCTCGTGGAAAAGCACATACAGTCACCAAGATATGGAGGCCCGATCATTGGGGGGCTCCAGGATTACATCAGCGGAGCTTACCTTCTGACCGTGAAATCAACGGTGTTGACGAGGGAACAGGTTATGGACATCCTGTCGGTCACAGGCTACGATGGCGAACTGCCCGAGCCGGCTATCTTCTCACCGCGCGAGTTCTGGACGGGGAAGCAGCTGGTCAGCTTGTTCCTGCCTCCAGACTTCATATTCAGAGGCAGAGCGTCGGTGAGCGCGGGGAAGCTGAGATGCACTGACGAAGACTGCCTGAACGACTCCTTCGTGTTGATCAAAAAGGGGAAACTCCTCGTGGGGGTGCTCGATAAGAAGACGATAGGCGCTCAGCAGCCTGAGAACATAGTGCATTGGTTGGTTAAGGAATACGGGTCCGGGGCTGCTAGAGAGTTCCTCGACAGAGTCTTCAAGACGTTCATCTTCTTTGCCGAGAAAAGCGGCTTCACCATGACCTTCGAGGACGTTCAGGTGGAGCAACCCGTCAAGGCCCGCATTCGAGAGAAGCTAGAGGAGGCCGAGCGCGACGTGGAGAAGCTCTTAGAGGACTACGAGAGCGGAAGGCTAGAGCCCTTGCCGGGTAGAACGCTGAGTGAAACTCTGGAGCTCAAGATAATCGAGAGACTCAGCAAGGCGCGAGACGCGGCAGGGGAGATCGCCGCCGAGAACTTGGACATCTTTAACAACGCCCTCGTAATGGCCAGGACGGGAGCTAGGGGCAATATCCTCAACTTGACGCAGATGAGCGCGACGCTCGGTCAGCAGTCCGTCAGAGGCGAGAGAATAAGCAGAGGCTACCGGGGTAGAGTCCTGCCGCACTTCAAGGCGAACGACATCTCGCCGGCAGCCCGCGGCTTCGTTTACTCGAGCTTCACCGACGGGTTGAACCCGCTGGAGATGTTCTTCCACGCTGCTGGAGGACGTGAGGGTCTAGTTGACACGGCTGTAAGGACAAG